From a single Aspergillus puulaauensis MK2 DNA, chromosome 2, nearly complete sequence genomic region:
- a CDS encoding N-acyl homoserine lactonase family protein (COG:S;~EggNog:ENOG410PM9B;~InterPro:IPR001279,IPR036866;~PFAM:PF00753), protein MAAIQTQIQNGAVPNAVSNVCPAGTKFHVLEVGWLECDEGFVTRGGNTSTKSTEGKPFPNKRRQMPMYCILIEHPHEGLILWETGCGKDYPEVWGPVLSDVFSRVRYEPQHELRAAIEATGNRIEDVSKIIIGHLHLDHAGGLDQFLDRTDVEIWVHERELNGAFWSVATGADAGVYLEHYLKLSLNWKTFNDQTMDFCQGITLHHLPGHTDGLIGMQINMPETGTFFFISDHCHVIENWRDGIPQGWLARDHPAWFRSTQRLKRLERITRGQVIPGHDETTFLALKNQAKVFT, encoded by the exons atggccgcaaTCCAAACCCAAATCCAAAACGGCGCCGTCCCAAACGCCGTGTCCAACGTATGCCCGGCGGGAACAAAATTCCACGTCCTGGAAGTCGGCTGGCTCGAATGCGACGAAGGCTTCGTCACGCGCGGCGGCAACACCAGCACAAAATCCACAGAGGGCAAACCCTTCCCCAACAAGCGACGCCAGATGCCCATGTACTGTATCCTGATCGAACACCCGCACGAAGGACTCATTCTCTGGGAAACTGGGTGTGGGAAGGACTACCCCGAGGTCTGGGGCCCTGTGCTCTCGGATGTGTTTTCGCGCGTGCGCTATGAGCCGCAGCATGAGCTTAGGGCCGCGATCGAGGCGACGGGGAATCGCATTGAGGATGTGAGTAAGATTATCATTGGGCATTTGCACTTGGACCATGCGGGTGGGCTGGATCAGTTCTTGGATAGGACTGATGTGGAGATTTGGGTGCATGAGCGAGAGCTGAATGGGGCGTTTTGGTCTGTTGCGACGGGGGCCGATGCTGGGGTTTATTTGGAGCATTACCTGAAGTTGTCCTT GAACTGGAAAACGTTCAACGACCAGACGATGGATTTCTGTCAGGGCATCACGCTGCACCATCTGCCTGGCCACACGGACGGGCTCATCGGGATGCAGATCAATATGCCTGAGACAGGGacgttcttcttcatcagtgACCACTGTCATGTCATTGAGAAT TGGCGCGATGGGATCCCCCAAGGATGGCTGGCTCGCGATCACCCGGCCTGGTTTAGGAGCACCCAACGCCTAAagcggctggagaggatAACAAGGGGACAGGTTATTCCTGGGCATGATGAGACGACGTTTCTCGCACTGAAAAACCAGGCCAAGGTGTTTACCTGA
- a CDS encoding FAD-dependent oxidoreductase (COG:C,H;~EggNog:ENOG410PMQ3;~InterPro:IPR036188,IPR002938;~PFAM:PF01494;~go_function: GO:0071949 - FAD binding [Evidence IEA]), protein MEREVETGISILVVGGGIAGLTLAIEAHRKGHTVQVIERRPEGTTSGEVIVITAPALQTPKKWPGFMERARQEAFPPVYNMRKFDGTPIGDFPLGDPSDPSLAIYRAKLHSVLFEYAKQLGIEVEFSATACEYFEGDDHGGVVLSDGRRLTADVVVAADGVGSRSWALVVGSRDPPISSGFVMYRVTFPVAAALENPVIAAELAGYHDRGYLYAGPGAHMVICKSGDDICWLLTCREDSSTATESWTNSTSIKKALEAVSGWDTFVAELIKATPNQTVLDWKLMWRNPQPRSASPGGRVVQIGDAAHPFLPTSASGGTMAMEDAYSLAACLQIGGKKDVDIATKVHNHLRFERVSCAQKMGFKNRELFHNTDWDAVAKNPEILGRMVGNWLVHHDPEQYAYDNYAKCAEHLLHGAPFENTNSVPGYKYKPWTAKGLLDAADGGDPVVEDGDWS, encoded by the exons ATGGAGCGGGAAGTTGAAACCGGGATTTCAATTCTcgttgttggaggtggaATTGCCGGTTTGACCTTGGCCATTGAGGCCCATCGAAAAGGCCACACCGTCCAGGTTATCGAACGACGACCTGAAGGGACGACTTCTG GGGAAGTGATCGTAATCACAGCTCCAGCTTTACAAACACCCAAGAAATGGCCTGGCTTCATGGAGCGCGCAAGGCAAGAAGCCTTTCCACCGGTATACAACATGCGCAAGTTCGACGGAACCCCAATTGGCGACTTTCCCCTTGGCGATCCCAGCGACCCTTCTTTGGCTATCTATCGCGCAAAGCTACATAGCGTGCTCTTCGAGTACGCCAAGCAGCTCGGAATCGAGGTTGAATTCTCAGCGACGGCGTGCGAGTACTTCGAGGGCGATGACCATGGCGGCGTCGTTTTGTCTGATGGCCGGCGCTTGACGGCGGACGTGGTTGTCGCTGCTGATGGCGTGGGCTCGAGGTCTTGGGCGTTGGTTGTTGGGAGTCGCGATCCTCCTATCAGTTCGGGCTTCGTGATGTACCGGGTAACGTTCCCTGTGGCGGCCGCGCTTGAGAATCCGGTTATTGCGGCTGAATTGGCAGGGTATCACGACCGTGGGTATTTGTATGCAGGGCCTGGGGCGCATATGGTCATTTGCAAGTCCGGCGATGATATTTGCTGGCTGCTCACCTGCAGA GAAGACAGCAGCACCGCCACCGAAAGTTGGACAAACTCCACCTCAATCAAGAAAGCCCTCGAGGCAGTTTCAGGCTGGGATACATTCGTCGCCGAGCTGATCAAAGCGACCCCCAACCAGACCGTGCTCGACTGGAAGCTGATGTGGCGCAATCCGCAACCACGGTCTGCTTCGCCAGGTGGCCGTGTCGTCCAGATCGGCGACGCGGCTCATCCATTCTTGCCAACGTCCGCGAGTGGCGGGACAATGGCGATGGAGGACGCGTACTCGCTGGCTGCTTGCTTGCAGATTGGCGGGAAGAAGGACGTGGATATTGCAACTAAGGTGCATAATCATTTGCG ATTCGAACGAGTCTCATGCGCGCAGAAGATGGGGTTCAAGAACCGTGAGCTGTTCCACAACACAGACTGGGACGCCGTCGCGAAAAACCCTGAGATACTGGGTAGAATGGTCGGGAACTGGCTGGTACACCATGACCCGGAACAGTATGCGTATGACAACTATGCTAAATGTGCCGagcacctcctccacggTGCGCCGTTTGAGAACACAAATTCTGTGCCTGGTTACAAGTATAAGCCGTGGACTGCGAAGGGGCTTCTGGATGCTGCGGACGGTGGTGACCCTGtggtggaggatggggattggTCTTAG
- a CDS encoding putative integral membrane protein Pth11-like (COG:S;~EggNog:ENOG410PWTZ;~TransMembrane:7 (o24-45i57-81o101-122i134-159o179-201i213-235o247-269i)) encodes MASPFGDPPPGIDLYDSHTARNNAVTISLTVLATVAVVLRLFARVKVQKIRLEADDWFIVAALVPTYAILACTIVGGTHGLGKHVWTIPIDEIVRVNQTHFAYVLIYVLAIPLIKLSVISFYRRIFGMTRMMWLCVFLTLGYFIACPIAFCACCRPPSYYWTQYADPSGGHCAFDLYPFYIGNAAANVLTDVLILVVPIPLVWKLQMRTVQKVLVTGIFLLGSFVCIASLVRIYYMVPLKSNLDVTWIMADVYVWSSVEPCMGILCACLPTTQPLFRRALSRILGSSVARNRLGGSSTPPGTRSSVLKRGTMLEGLGAGSGVGKNQLSKYSTGKGVGMHFRRGLGMRLRPEGDQTLLTTTATGNVEMDEFGDGDDGMYRNVDMSDRDGDRVSGGGLGVEGIQVKTQFQVWEEQK; translated from the exons AGCCACACTGCGCGGAACAATGCCGTTACAATTTCCCTGACCGTCCTCGCAACTGTTGCCGTGGTGCTACGCTTGTTTGCGAGAGTCAAGGTGCAGAAGATTCGTCTTGAGGCCGACGACTGGTTTATTGTCGCGGCGCTGGTACCGACGTATGCAATTCTCGCTTGTACCATTGTCG GCGGGACGCACGGCCTTGGAAAGCACGTCTGGACTATCCCCATAGACGAGATTGTCCGGGTCAACCAA ACTCATTTCGCCTACGTGCTCATCTacgtcctcgccatcccccTCATCAAGCTCTCGGTCATCTCCTTTTACCGCCGCATCTTCGGCATGACCCGTATGATGTGGCTCTGCGTCTTCCTAACCCTGGGCTACTTCATCGCTTGCCCCATCGCCTTCTGCGCCTGCTGTCGCCCGCCGTCGTACTATTGGACCCAGTACGCAGACCCATCAGGCGGCCATTGCGCCTTCGACCTGTACCCGTTCTACATCGGCAACGCGGCGGCGAATGTCTTGACGGACGTGCTGATCCTGGTTGTGCCCATCCCGCTGGTCTGGAAACTGCAGATGCGGACTGTGCAGAAGGTGCTTGTTACGGGTATCTTTTTACTAGGTTCTTT CGTCTGCATCGCCTCCCTAGTCCGAATCTACTACATGGTGCCCCTGAAAAGCAACCTCGACGTAACCTGGATCATGGCTGACGTGTATGTTTGGTCCTCCGTCGAGCCCTGCATGGGGATCCTGTGTGCTTGTCTTCCAACGACACAACCTTTATTCCGCCGCGCGCTGTCCCGGATCCTGGGTTCCTCTGTCGCAAGGAATAGATTGGGTGGGAGCAGTACACCGCCTGGAACGCGGTCGAGTGTTCTGAAGAGGGGGACGATGCTTGAAGGGCTTGGTGCCGGTTCTGGTGTTGGTAAGAATCAATTGAGTAAGTATAGTACTGGGAAAGGAGTTGGGATGCATTTTCGGAGAGGCCTGGGGATGCGGTTGAGGCCCGAGGGGGACCAGACGTTGTtgacgacgacagcgacgggGAACGTTGAGATGGATGAGTTTGgggacggggatgatgggaTGTATAGAAATGTAGATATGAGTGATAGAGATGGGGATAGAGTGAGTGGAGGGGGTTTGGGGGTTGAGGGTATCCAGGTCAAGACGCAGTTCCAGGTATGGGAGGAGCAGAAGTAA
- a CDS encoding uncharacterized protein (COG:S;~EggNog:ENOG410PX9S;~SECRETED:SignalP(1-18)), producing MQLGNILTLLCLSTGALSFKVRAYTEGNCKGEAKDINVWDNTCRGSGIPKTHSFRVLAYGGRHQRAAFYTDGSCNPFGKDWTDWWADGGSNVFKKDRCIDIGFGAYSMGSRSA from the coding sequence ATGCAACTCGGAAACATCCTCACGCTTCTCTGCCTCAGCACCGGGGCCCTCTCCTTCAAAGTCCGCGCATATACAGAGGGAAACTGCAAGGGCGAGGCAAAGGATATCAACGTCTGGGACAATACCTGCAGAGGCTCCGGGATTCCAAAGACACACTCCTTCCGTGTCCTGGCCTACGGAGGCCGTCACCAGCGTGCCGCCTTTTACACTGACGGCTCTTGCAACCCCTTTGGCAAGGACTGGACTGACTGGTGGGCTGATGGCGGAAGCAATGTGTTTAAGAAGGACCGCTGCATTGACATTGGGTTCGGGGCATACTCGATGGGTTCTCGTTCTGCTTAG
- the FIG4 gene encoding phosphatidylinositol-3,5-bisphosphate 5-phosphatase (COG:I;~EggNog:ENOG410PFHQ;~InterPro:IPR043573,IPR002013;~PFAM:PF02383;~go_function: GO:0042578 - phosphoric ester hydrolase activity [Evidence IEA];~go_function: GO:0043813 - phosphatidylinositol-3,5-bisphosphate 5-phosphatase activity [Evidence IEA];~go_process: GO:0046856 - phosphatidylinositol dephosphorylation [Evidence IEA]), with protein sequence MQSFDEVPRPAEAEVRSTVSGAGRSSRTASLGDSGSLQSPAEPSTVPEASTSHRTSEEQTDGASNAHIDEEGGLKRSPLSPFSPPPGAGPFNPPAAPSISEDVGDEEDEEPRIATSFERDSRPTSAQKQRQVYLDTGGDDGIYRMHKFSLYETATWFYVVGMDLSDTRFRILKIDRTSETDDLSITEDEIVYTKRQMSQLLDAIDDGNKSSGGLKLKCSAWAILGFVRFTGAYYILLVTKRSQIAMLGGHYIYKIDGTELISLTASSTSSRFKSDKNAEEARYIAILNNLDLTRAFYFSYSYDVTHTLQHNISWERKVHEDGQPRDMRQDFNTMFIWNHHLLSPAIMHLKNPYQWCLPIIHGYVEQAKMSVYGRLVYITIIARRSRFFAGARFLKRGANDLGYVANDVETEQIVSEMTTTSFHAAGPDLYANPLYTSYVQHRGSIPLYWTQENSGVSPKPDIQLNLVDPFYSAAALHFDNLFARYGAPIYILNLIKSRERTPRESKLLKEYTNAVEYLNQFLPEDKKLIYKPWDMSRAAKSRDQDVIETLEDIASEIIPKTGLFQNGHDAESGLRVQNGIARTNCIDCLDRTNAAQFVIGKRALGYQLHALGIIEGTTVDYDTDIVNLFTDIWHDHGDNIAIQYGGSHLVNTMATYRKINQWTSSSRDMVESFKRYYNNSFLDAQRQEAYNLFLGNYIFSQGQPMLWDLPTDYYLHHADPRYWANKKKPNYINWYTEENLKEREMPVPATQPKEPLSRYDDYWFEYYRPLAVTSFSKVFSYKMNSTLRYLPFRPNSTHEYNLSPFVPRIAHEHLNRQRPQRSVKIQEPEPSATNAPKHPHHPRFLETPTGIIKLPQSQGTTRSTTSSHPSMDSSVNNPSKAQIAQWTLDQLVSDSLNPSVTGNEAEEYERYINHPLKVPLVVTSEDELTAASIREHESNLDLLEYVNKCNVEEYTLGTNAEENLADYAEFLNVSEQGLTVVKEDQDKKRYKRYRQWLKGKSLFKQMVEA encoded by the coding sequence ATGCAGAGCTTCGATGAGGTCCCTCGCCCGGCTGAGGCCGAAGTAAGGAGCACTGTCTCCGGCGCTGGTCGCTCTTCCCGGACCGCCTCACTCGGTGACAGCGGCTCATTACAGTCTCCGGCGGAGCCCAGCACAGTCCCAGAAGCATCGACAAGCCACAGAACCTCCGAAGAGCAGACCGATGGCGCATCGAATGCTCACatcgatgaagaaggcggatTAAAACGATCGCCTCTTTCGCCTTTTAGCCCTCCTCCCGGCGCCGGTCCCTTTAACCCCCCAGCCGCTCCCTCGATCAGCGAAGATgtcggcgatgaagaggacgaagaaccACGGATAGCGACCTCTTTTGAGCGCGACTCTCGACCTACATCAGCGCAGAAGCAACGGCAGGTATATCTGGATACCGGGGGTGACGATGGAATATACCGGATGCACAAGTTCTCGCTTTATGAGACGGCAACTTGGTTCTACGTGGTGGGCATGGATCTGTCGGACACTCGATTTCGAATTCTGAAGATCGATCGGACCTCTGAGACGGATGACTTGAGTATTACCGAGGACGAGATAGTGTATACGAAGAGACAGATGAGCCAGTTGTTGGATGCGATCGACGATGGAAACAAGAGCTCGGGCGGGCTGAAGCTCAAATGCAGCGCCTGGGCTATACTCGGTTTTGTGCGGTTTACTGGGGCGTACTACATACTTTTGGTCACGAAACGCAGCCAGATCGCTATGCTTGGAGGCCACTATATCTACAAGATAGACGGCACTGAGCTCATCTCGCTCACGGCATCTTCGACTTCGTCTCGGTTCAAGTCTGACAAGAACGCCGAGGAGGCTAGATATATCGCgattctcaacaacctcgaCCTCACGCGAGCGTTTTATTTCAGTTATTCGTATGATGTCACGCATACACTGCAGCATAATATCAGTTGGGAACGCAAAGTTCATGAGGACGGACAGCCGAGGGATATGCGACAGGATTTCAACACCATGTTCATCTGgaaccaccatcttctctcGCCGGCTATCATGCATTTGAAAAATCCATACCAGTGGTGCTTGCCGATCATCCATGGTTATGTCGAGCAGGCCAAAATGTCCGTTTATGGTCGCCTGGTGTACATCACAATAATCGCCCGACGGTCGCGCTTCTTTGCCGGCGCTCGCTTTCTGAAAAGAGGCGCAAATGACTTAGGATATGTCGCCAATGATGTAGAAACCGAGCAAATTGTTTCCGAAATGACCACGACCTCGTTTCATGCCGCCGGCCCAGACCTGTACGCGAACCCGCTTTACACATCTTATGTTCAGCACCGCGGAAGTATTCCTCTCTACTGGACGCAGGAAAACTCGGGAGTCAGTCCGAAGCCTGACATCCAGCTGAACCTTGTTGACCCGTTCTACTCTGCCGCTGCGTTGCACTTTGATAACCTGTTTGCACGGTACGGCGCACCGATTTACATTCTCAATCTCATCAAGTCGCGAGAGCGAACACCGCGCGAGTCGAAACTTCTGAAAGAATATACGAATGCAGTAGAGTATCTGAACCAGTTCCTCCCCGAGGACAAGAAACTCATATATAAACCCTGGGATATGAGTCGGGCAGCAAAGAGTCGAGACCAAGATGTTATTGAAACCCTGGAAGATATCGCGAGCGAGATCATTCCAAAAACCGGCCTCTTCCAGAACGGACATGACGCCGAGTCGGGCTTGAGAGTGCAAAACGGCATTGCGAGAACGAATTGTATAGATTGTCTCGACCGCACCAACGCAGCCCAGTTCGTCATTGGAAAGCGGGCGCTAGGCTACCAGCTTCACGCGTTGGGTATCATCGAGGGAACGACTGTTGACTACGATACTGATATTGTCAATCTCTTTACCGATATTTGGCATGACCATGGTGACAACATTGCTATCCAGTATGGAGGCTCACATCTTGTCAACACGATGGCAACCTACCGCAAAATCAATCAATGGACTAGCTCATCTCGCGACATGGTAGAAAGTTTCAAGCGGTACTACAACAATTCGTTTTTAGATGCCCAGCGTCAGGAGGCATATAATCTGTTTTTGGGAAACTACATCTTCTCGCAAGGGCAACCCATGCTCTGGGATTTGCCCACCGACTACTACCTCCATCACGCCGATCCAAGATACTGGGCCAACAAAAAGAAGCCGAATTATATTAACTGGTATACCGAGGAGAACTTGAAAGAACGAGAGATGCCGGTTCCTGCGACTCAACCTAAGGAACCTTTGTCCCGATACGACGACTATTGGTTCGAATACTATCGCCCACTTGCTGTGACCTCGTTTTCCAAAGTCTTTTCGTACAAGATGAACTCAACACTTCGATACCTTCCTTTCCGACCAAACTCTACACACGAGTACAACCTCAGCCCTTTTGTTCCACGCATCGCCCACGAGCACCTCAACCGGCAACGACCCCAACGAAGTGTCAAAAtccaagaaccagaaccgTCAGCAACGAATGCCCCGAAACACCCACACCATCCACGCTTCCTTGAAACGCCAACAGGGATAATTAAGCTGCCGCAATCGCAAGGAACAACCCgttcaacaacatccagccATCCGTCTATGGACTCGTCAGTCAACAATCCCAGTAAAGCGCAAATCGCACAATGGACCCTCGACCAACTCGTAAGCGACTCCTTAAATCCCTCTGTCACCGGAaacgaagcagaagagtACGAACGGTATATCAACCACCCACTAAAAGTCCCGCTGGTCGTCACCTCTGAAGACGAGCTAACAGCCGCGTCTATCCGGGAGCACGAGTCCAATCTCGACCTTCTGGAATACGTCAACAAGTGCAACGTAGAGGAGTATACCCTCGGAACGAACGCGGAGGAGAATCTAGCCGATTACGCCGAATTCCTGAATGTCTCAGAACAAGGCTTGACGGTCGTGAAGGAAGACCAGGACAAGAAGAGGTACAAGCGGTATCGCCAGTGGCTGAAAGGGAAGAGTTTGTTTAAACAGATGGTTGAGGCGTAG
- a CDS encoding uncharacterized protein (COG:S;~EggNog:ENOG410PNBZ;~InterPro:IPR029058;~SECRETED:SignalP(1-18)): MYIPSTTLVIALAAAAHAKVAPEWLQENHSNGDNPPTGKVDDVQKVVLTGGRDALNQTQDASCPTIMIGTAKPSGDKDTGWKELPTVAGFDVKRLVVDDDTNATLPYFIENTKDFSQIKRAIVTIAGARRNGWQYANDMRNALVCAAGKDSVNANMDRVLVTTPQWLNEDDVDAGAATPDDIYFESSDYQKGSAAVGPGDVNLSSFEAMDKLVDTFWNKDIYPELETVVIASHSLGAQMIQRYAMLRPTQPKDSNVHFGVMNPGSYVWPVTDRPDDDNTCNATYNDWPYGISDNEPDAFPKYVRSDAVAGRSDIRERYFSRNIFYGLGLKDHGKGDSNCQAQWQGSTHLGRGRNFDSMLKGLSAGFPKSQSVHYIEGVAHQDYDMFISDAMQRKMFLFEEQ, encoded by the exons ATGTATATCCCCTCTACCACGCTAGTAATAgccctcgcagcagcagcgcacGCCAAAGTCGCCCCCGAATGGCTGCAGGAGAACCACTCGAACGGCGATAACCCACCAACAGGAAAGGTCGACGACGTCCAGAAGGTAGTCCTAACGGGCGGCCGAGATGCCCTGAATCAGACTCAGGATGCGAGCTGTCCAACCATCATGATTGGGACGGCCAAGCCGAGCGGTGATAAGGATACCGGGTGGAAGGAATT GCCTACTGTTGCTGGATTCGATGTCAAGCGCCTTGTTGTGGACGACGATACCAACGCTACTCTG CCTTACTTTATCGAGAACACAAAAGACTTCAGCCAGATTAAGCGTGCGATCGTGACAATTGCCGGTGCCCGGAGAAA TGGGTGGCAATATGCCAACG ATATGCGCAATGCGCTAGTATGCGCGGCCGGCAAAGACAGCGTCAACGCAAACATGGACCGCGTGCTTGTTACAACTCCACAATGGCTCAACGAGGACGATGTAGACGCGGGCGCTGCCACGCCCGATGATATCTACTTTGAAAGTAGCGATTACCAAAAGGGCAGTGCTGCAGTCGGTCCAGGGGATGTGAATCTGTCTTCTTTTGAAGC GATGGATAAACTTGTCGACACTTTCTGGAACAAGGATATTTATCCTGAACTCGAGACCGTCGTTATTGCTAGTCATT CACTCGGCGCCCAGATGATCCAACGTT ACGCCATGCTccgcccaacccaacccaaagACTCCAACGTCCACTTCGGCGTCATGAACCCAGGCTCCTACGTGTGGCCCGTCACAGACCGAcctgacgacgacaacaccTGCAACGCCACCTACAACGACTGGCCGTACGGGATTAGCGACAACGAGCCAGACGCCTTCCCCAAGTACGTCCGCAGCGATGCGGTCGCCGGCCGATCCGACATTCGGGAACGGTATTTCTCAAGAAACATCTTCTATGGGCTAGGTCTGAAGGATCACGGCAAGGGAGACTCGAATTGCCAGGCGCAGTGGCAGGGGAGCACACATTTGGGCCGCGGGAGGAACTTTGATAGTATGTTGAAGGGACTCTCTGCCGGGTTTCCGAAGAGCCAGTCTGTGCATTATATTGAGGGGGTTGCGCATCAGGATTATGATATG TTTATTTCGGACGCCATGCAGCGGAAGATGTTTTTGTTTGAGGAACAGTGA
- a CDS encoding NAD-dependent succinate-semialdehyde dehydrogenase (COG:E;~EggNog:ENOG410PVMM;~InterPro:IPR015590,IPR029510,IPR016161,IPR016162, IPR016163;~PFAM:PF00171;~go_function: GO:0016491 - oxidoreductase activity [Evidence IEA];~go_function: GO:0016620 - oxidoreductase activity, acting on the aldehyde or oxo group of donors, NAD or NADP as acceptor [Evidence IEA];~go_process: GO:0055114 - oxidation-reduction process [Evidence IEA]) — MSPTSLSQLKRKDLFQQKGFISDEWVDSAGGRVFDVVNPATLATIATVPEMNAADTEAAIHAAHESFKTYKKTSARQRATWLRRWHALCLEHADDLALILTLENGKTLAEAKGEVLYGASFLDWFAGEAERVHGEVVPAANLGQRILTIKQPLGVAACLAPWNFPIAMITRKVGAALAAGCTTVWKPAGETPLSALAQAVLAVEAGFPRGSINVITTLNNVAEVGEALCKSKLVRKLSFTGSTRVGKLLAQQCSQNLTKLSLELGGNSPFIVFDDAKLETAVEACMLAKFRNSGQTCVTANRVFVQEGIYEQFASALVEKIKALKVGNGVETGVTVGPLTHDRAVEKALGHINDAKANGASILLGGQSVQPDNLQGYFIQPTVLSGMSTDSLTTREEVFAPVLALYPFKTEEEVVEKANNCDVGLGSFLITESMARIWRVAESLEVGMVGVNLGILSASESPFGGIKESGYGREGGRQGIEEYLAVKSILINVAA; from the exons ATGTCCCCAACCAGCCTCTCCCAGCTCAAACGCAAGGACCTCTTCCAGCAAAAAGGGTTCATCTCGGACGAATGGGTCGATTCCGCAGGCGGCCGCGTCTTCGATGTCGTCAACCCTGCGACGCTCGCCACGATCGCCACAGTGCCGGAGATGAATGCCGCCGATACTGAGGCCGCAATCCACGCCGCGCACGAATCGTTCAAGACGTATAAGAAAACGTCCGCCCGGCAGCGCGCGACTTGGCTTCGGCGCTGGCATGCACTGTGTCTCGAGCATGCCGATGATTTGGCTTTGATTCTCACGCTTGAGAATGGCAAGACACTGGCAGAGGCCAAAGGAGAGGTGCTGTACGGTGCTTCATTCCTGGATTGGTTCGCGGGCGAGGCGGAGAGGGTCCATGGCGAGGTTGTGCCTGCTGCGAATCTCGGACAGCGCATCTTGACGATCAAGCAGCCGCTCGGGGTAGCAGCGTGTCTTGCGCCGTGGAACTTCCCTATCGCGATGATTACGCGCAAGGTCGGGGCTGCGTTGGCGGCGGGCTGTACCACTGTTTGGAAACCTGCTGGCGAGACGCCGCTGAGTGCCCTTGCCCAGGCTGTTCTTGCTGTCGAGGCCGGGTTTCCCAGGGGCAGTATCAATGTCATTACTACACTGAACAATGTGGCTGAGGTTGGAGAGGCGCTTTGCAAGTCTAAGCTTGTTCGTAAGCTCAGCTTTACCGGGTCGACTAGGGTTGGGAAACTGTTGGCTCAGCAGTGTAGCCAGAATCTGACCAAGCTGTCTCTTGAACTGGGTGGGAATAGTCCGTTTATTGTCTTTGACGACGCGAAGCTCGAGACGGCTGTGGAGGCGTGTATGCTTGCCAAATTCCGCAACTCGGGGCAGACGTGCGTCACTGCGAACAGGGTCTTTGTCCAGGAAGGCATCTACGAGCAATTTGCATCTGCTTTGGTCGAGAAGATAAAGGCTCTCAAGGTCGGAAATGGGGTTGAGACTGGCGTCACGGTTGGTCCTCTTACTCATGATCGTGCGGTTGAGAAGGCGCTTGGTCATATTAATG ACGCCAAAGCAAACGGTGCATCCATCTTACTAGGCGGACAGTCAGTCCAGCCCGATAACCTGCAAGGCTACTTCATCCAGCCTACGGTCCTGAGTGGCATGTCAACCGATTCCCTAACGACACGCGAAGAAGTGTTTGCCCCGGTTCTTGCTCTGTATCCCTTCAAgaccgaggaagaggtggtcgAAAAAGCCAACAACTGCGACGTAGGTCTCGGCAGTTTTCTCATCACTGAGTCGATGGCTCGTATCTGGAGGGTTGCAGAAAGCCTTGAGGTTGGTATGGTTGGCGTCAACTTGGGCATTCTGAGTGCGTCCGAGAGTCCGTTTGGAG GTATTAAAGAATCAGGCTATGGACGCGAGGGGGGACGCCAGGGGATTGAGGAGTATCTAGCTGTCAAGAGCATTCTGATCAATGTTGCGGCTTAA